From a region of the Arachis ipaensis cultivar K30076 chromosome B09, Araip1.1, whole genome shotgun sequence genome:
- the LOC107618267 gene encoding FBD-associated F-box protein At4g10400-like yields MNMDRISLLPDSILCDILSYLPTKEAVSTSILSRRWRHVWKDLQVLDIDNIRFRYTQEWEARFVSYVNAILAQRNADCPIEKFRLICKEDSEYSLPILTWLDAIIRPHLQELYLYLDLVVGIDLPEAILTFPSLKSLVLKRGDYFDYYPEFPNVYLPSLKNLELDTLCVDPSKLLSGCPVLENLMLIVPDRFYGSYVYIPTIQMPRTLKSLIFEDKSTVDNDINHRVIDTPSLEYLYMKIIAKSKLQVSFSNFPNMVEAHLHIHHEHAVHVPWVPELLLALRETKLLALKHLTTLCFFSGVTFGIPEFPRLLNLELDVPCLNTDFLLNFLHNCHVLEALAVHVWKSDIFRQYYGPAPPTMVPNCVTSHLKSFEFRGYKDSAGQREFIAYLLQRGLALKTVTIHLTYVFGQDTRYDIVRELSAIPRGSTTCQLNFIDLNPVKHGCNSW; encoded by the exons ATGAACATGGATAGGATCAGTTTGTTACCGGATTCTATCCTTTGCGACATTCTTTCATACCTCCCAACAAAAGAAGCTGTATCCACCAGCATCCTCTCTCGCAGGTGGCGCCATGTTTGGAAGGATCTTCAAGTCCTTGACATAGATAATATACGCTTTCGGTACACTCAGGAATGGGAAGCTCGATTTGTTTCATATGTGAATGCTATTCTAGCTCAGCGCAATGCAGATTGCCCCATCGAAAAGTTCCGCCTCATTTGTAAAGAAGATTCAGAATATAGTCTACCCATCTTAACATGGCTTGATGCCATTATTAGGCCCCACCTCCAAGAATTGTATCTCTACCTTGATCTAGTGGTTGGAATTGACTTGCCTGAAGCCATACTCACTTTTCCATCACTCAAGTCCCTTGTTTTGAAACGTGGTGATTATTTCGATTATTATCCAGAGTTTCCAAATGTTTATTTGCCATCCCTCAAGAACCTAGAGTTAGATACCCTCTGTGTGGACCCCAGCAAACTTTTATCCGGCTGCCCTGTTCTTGAAAATCTTATGCTCATTGTACCGGATAGATTCTATGGTAGTTATGTTTATATACCTACAATCCAGATGCCTCGCACATTGAAAAGTTTAATCTTTGAAGATAAAAGCACCGTGGATAATGACATTAACCATCGTGTGATAGATACGCCATCTCTTGAATACCTCTATATGAAAATAATCGCGAAATCTAAGCTACAGGTTTCGTTTAGCAATTTCCCTAACATGGTGGAGGCGCATCTTCATATTCATCATGAACATGCTGTGCATGTCCCTTGGGTTCCTGAGCTTCTTCTGGCACTCCGCGAAACAAAATTGTTGGCATTGAAACATCTCACAACACTG TGCTTCTTTAGTGGTGTAACTTTCGGGATTCCGGAATTTCCCCGTTTGCTGAATCTAGAGCTTGATGTTCCATGTTTGAACACAGACTTCCTGCTAAACTTCCTTCATAATTGTCATGTACTTGAAGCTCTCGCGGTTCATGTTTGGAAG AGTGATATTTTTCGTCAGTATTATGGGCCAGCACCACCAACCATGGTTCCCAATTGTGTGACGTCACATCTCAAGAGTTTTGAGTTTAGAGGATATAAAGACTCTGCAGGTCAGCGTGAATTTATTGCATATCTTTTACAAAGAGGACTTGCTTTGAAGACTGTCACAATTCATCTTACATATGTTTTCGGCCAAGATACAAGATATGATATTGTCAGGGAATTATCTGCCATACCAAGGGGCTCTACAACATGTCAACTAAATTTCATTGACCTAAATCCTGTTAAACATG GATGCAATTCTTGGTGA